A stretch of the Cheilinus undulatus linkage group 11, ASM1832078v1, whole genome shotgun sequence genome encodes the following:
- the cbx5 gene encoding chromobox protein homolog 5: protein MGKKSREEESSSSDEEEYVVEKVLDRRVVKGRVEFFLKWKGYSDKHNTWEPEKNLDCPELISEFMKTYKKGSGGSSTPSSGASKSSTGSSGRSKESSSSKKRSSDDDEEGGSKPKKKKEDDILVARGFERGLEPEKIIGATDSCGDLMFLMKWKDSDEADLVLAKDANHKCPQIVIAFYEERLTWHEDSDKKEKDAVSA, encoded by the exons ATGGGCAAGAAGTCTCGCGAAGAGGAATCCTCATCCTCTGACGAGGAGGAATATGTTGTGGAGAAAGTGCTGGACAGGAGAGTGGTCAAAGGAAGGGTTGAATTCTTCCTCAAATGGAAAGGTTACTCGGA TAAGCACAACACGTGGGAGCCAGAGAAAAATCTGGACTGCCCCGAGCTCATTTCTGAATTCATGAAAACCTACAAGAAAGGTAGCGGCGGAAGCTCCACACCTAGCAGTGGGGCCAGCAAATCAAGCACAGGCTCCTCGGGACGCTCAAAAGAATCCAGCTCCTCTAAGAAGAGAAgctctgatgatgatgaggaagGTGGAAGCAAGCCCAAAAAGAAGAAGGAG GACGACATTCTGGTTGCACGCGGCTTTGAGAGAGGACTTGAGCCAGAGAAGATAATTGGGGCAACAGATTCATGTGGCGACTTGATGTTTCTTATGAAGTG GAAAGACTCTGATGAGGCAGACCTTGTGCTTGCTAAGGATGCCAATCATAAGTGCCCACAGATTGTCATAGCGTTCTATGAGGAACGTCTCACCTGGCACGAAGACAGCGACAAGAAGGAGAAGGATGCTGTCAGTGCGTGA
- the hnrnpa1b gene encoding heterogeneous nuclear ribonucleoprotein A1b: protein MQKDVPREPEQLRKLFIGGLSFETTDESLRAHFEQWGSLTDCVVMRDPTTKRSRGFGFVTYSSVKEVDAAMCARPHKVDGRVVEPKRAVSREDSNRPGAHVTVKKIFVGGIKEDTEESHLRDYFEQFGKIEVIDIMTDRSTGKKRGFAFVTFDDHDSVDRIVIQKYHTINSHNCEVRKALTRQEMQNTGMGMRGRSSGGRPYDFDRGFNQGGRGRYGDGPYNCNGGDGGYGGGPGGPGGYNNGGNRGYNQGYNQGGGGGGGGYGGNGYDSNGYGGNCGGGGGGGGNGFNAMGHYDSQASNFGPMKNFGSTSGGGRNYGGGYGSGSNNGGGGGYRRGQF, encoded by the exons ATGCAGAAGGAC GTCCCACGCGAGCCGGAGCAGCTCCGCAAGCTGTTCATcggaggtctgagctttgagaCGACAGACGAAAGCCTGCGAGCTCACTTTGAGCAATGGGGCAGCCTTACAGATTGTGTG GTCATGAGGGACCCCACCACAAAGAGATCAAGGGGTTTTGGTTTTGTCACATACTCGTCTGTAAAGGAGGTTGATGCTGCCATGTGTGCCCGTCCACATAAGGTTGATGGCAGAGTAGTTGAGCCCAAACGAGCCGTTTCCAGGGAG GACTCAAACAGGCCAGGTGCCCACGTAACTGTGAAAAAGATCTTTGTTGGCGGCATCAAGGAAGACACAGAGGAGTCCCACCTGCGAGACTACTTTGAACAGTTTGGCAAAATTGAGGTCATTGACATCATGACTGACCGTAGCACAGGCAAGAAGAGAGGTTTTGCCTTTGTGACATTTGATGACCATGATTCAGTCGACAGGATTGTCA TTCAGAAGTATCATACAATCAACTCTCATAACTGCGAAGTGAGGAAGGCCCTAACAAGGCAGGAAATGCAGAATACAGGAATGGGTATGAGAG GTCGCAGCAGCGGTGGAAGGCCCTATGACTTTGACAGGGGCTTCAATCAGG GTGGAAGAGGAAGATATGGAGATGGTCCTTACAACTGTAATGGTGGCGATGGTG GCTATGGAGGTGGTCCCGGGGGTCCTGGTGGATACAACAATGGAGGCAACCGTGGATATAACCAAGGCTACAACCAgggtggtggtggaggaggtggtggcTATGGTGGAAATGGTTATGACAGCAATGGTTATGGTG GCAACTGTGGTGGAGGTGGTGGCGGTGGCGGAAACGGCTTCAATGCCATGGGCCACTATGACTCCCAGGCCTCCAACTTTGGCCCAATGAAGAACTTTGGTAGCACCAGTGGAGGTGGCAGGAACTATG GTGGTGGATATGGAAGTGGCTCTAACAACGGTGGTGGTGGAGGATACCGTCGTGGACAGTTTTAA